The Rhinoderma darwinii isolate aRhiDar2 chromosome 8, aRhiDar2.hap1, whole genome shotgun sequence genome has a window encoding:
- the ABHD16A gene encoding phosphatidylserine lipase ABHD16A, translated as MAAGGEGVMRRWIRGFGLLYLCIRGPRLYRVYRVNGRAAIGRGRPLQEGDAESSWESFYQPKALEKHTDSILAWVSVLWTISYYSSPLAAFYMFRKGYITAARLIPLTQYGLTLMFLLAGIACLRGLGRWSNPQYIQFISILQRTKMDDCPENKKMLCNFNFDFRSWPVDFQWDETSRKDPQKSELPGNVPLLKAEPRTRGAADDFLQRVQKLPCQIISYIVAHSFGRRMLYPGSVYLLQKALMPMLLQGQARLVEEYNGKRAKLLACDGNEIDTMFVDRRNSGECNGSKLVICCEGNAGFYEVGCISTPLEAGYSVLGWNHPGFAGSTGVPFPQNEANAMDAVVQYAVYRLDFKLQDIVVYAWSIGGFTATWAAMSYPDLSAIILDASFDDLVPLALKVMPESWRGLVTRTVRKYLNLNNAEQLCRYQGPVLLIRRTKDEIITTTNPDDIASNRGNDLLLILLQHRYPDVMTEEGRGAVRLWLSAATPEEEASVLSHYGVEEDWCLSVLESYKAENLGQYPWSVGEEMTAEERQQLAVYLAQKYLSSFEATHCTPLPTSAFQMPWSI; from the exons GAATCATTTTATCAACCAAAAGCCCTGGAGAAACACACAGACAGCATCCTGGCATGG GTATCTGTCCTGTGGACCATTTCTTACTACTCCTCCCCCCTCGCTGCCTTCTACATGTTCAGAAAAG GATATATTACTGCGGCCCGGCTGATACCTCTGACACAGTATGGCTTAACCCTTATGTTCCTGCTGGCGGGAATAGCATGTTTACGAG GGTTGGGCAGGTGGAGCAATCCTCAATATATTCAGTTTATAAGCATTTTACAGAGAACCAAAATGGATGATTGTCCGGAGAACAAG AAAATGTTGTGCAATTTCAACTTTGACTTTCGCAGTTGGCCAGTGGATTTCCAGTGGGATGAAACCAGCAG GAAAGATCCGCAAAAATCGGAGCTGCCAGGAAACGTCCCGTTACTGAAAGCCGAACCTCGGACACGAGGCGCAGCGGACGATTTCTTACAACGGGTGCAGAAGCTTCCTTGTCAGATAATTAG TTACATAGTAGCTCACTCGTTTGGCAGACGGATGCTCTACCCCGGCTCAGTGTATCTATTACAGAAGGCGCTCATGCCCATGTTATTGCAGGGACAGGCCCGTCTTGTAGAAGAG TATAATGGGAAACGAGCCAAGCTTCTGGCGTGTGACGGAAATGAAATCGACACCATGTTTGTAGACCGCAGAAACTCCGGTGAATGTAATGGGTCAAAGCTG GTGATCTGCTGCGAGGGCAACGCTGGGTTCTACGAGGTCGGCTGCATTTCCACTCCCCTTGAAG CTGGTTATTCTGTACTTGGCTGGAATCATCCTGGGTTTGCAGGCAGTACG GGTGTGCCTTTTCCTCAAAACGAAGCCAATGCCATGGATGCGGTGGTGCAATATGCTGTGTACCGGCTGGACTTCAAGCTGCAGGACATCGTTGTGTACGCCTGGTCTATCGGGGGCTTTACAG CCACGTGGGCCGCCATGTCCTATCCAGACCTCAGCGCCATCATCCTTGATGCTTCCTTCGATGACCTTGTTCCCCTGGCATTGAAAGTGATGCCAGAAAGTTGGA GAGGACTCGTAACCAGGACTGTTCGGAAGTATCTAAACCTAAACAACGCGGAGCAGCTCTGCAG gtatcaGGGTCCCGTTTTGCTGATCAGAAGAACAAAGGATGAAATAATTACGACCAC AAACCCAGATGACATTGCATCAAACCGAGGAAACGATCTCCTCCTCATTTTACTACAACATCG TTACCCCGATGTGATGACAGAAGAGGGCAGGGGGGCAGTGAGATTGTGGCTCTCAGCCGCCACTCCAGAAGAAGAGG CCTCTGTACTAAGTCACTATGGGGTAGAGGAGGACTGGTGTCTGTCGGTCCTAGAGTCATATAAAGCTGAGAATTTGGGACAATATCCGTGGAGTGTTG GGGAGGAAATGACTGCGGAAGAAAGGCAGCAGCTGGCTGTATACCTG GCACAGAAGTATCTAAGCAGCTTTGAagccacacactgtaccccccTCCCAACCAGCGCCTTCCAGATGCCCTGGAGCATATAA